The following is a genomic window from Mya arenaria isolate MELC-2E11 chromosome 4, ASM2691426v1.
ATACACTATTTATCCATACTCTTTTCCAATACCTTGGAATGTATGATAATTATGTTACAATTATTCTCATGAAAAACATGAGCTCCTGTGCAAAAGGGAGTGTACCTCCGGCGGACCATGCCAGGTTTGATATGGATACTGTCGATAAGGTCTTCCTCTGTCATCTGTAGCAGCAAGTCTCCATCCACCTTACACTTTTCAAACTGTTCACTGTACTCACAGAAACCAACCTGCAGGCACACAATCAATAGgaaattaatgattaaaatgatcAAGAATTGATATCCCTCACCAAAGGATTCAAGTGtactttattttcttattttttttaatagataTGAATTCATGAGGTAGAAACATaagtaattgtgttttgttgttttgatcTCACAATTCCTTGTTATTATTGATTGATATTcactttataattttatattgagCGCAAACAATAGTAAGTGCTACATAAAGACAAATTCAAGTATAATAACTTTATAagttaaagggcaataactctgatGATGCTGATGCAATCTAGACAACTTATGTGTATGAATCACAGTTCTATGGTTGTAGTACACACATCATGCCAGTTCACTAATTTCTGTCAATTAGTAAAAATAGTTGTAAATCACTTCAAACCGAAAACTTgacattatattaattaattgggCAATTACTCTTACAAGTGTTACTAACCACATTCATATGAATCTTACACAAGCACAATCACACTAAAGTCATACATAGTTCATGTAAGTTTCATTAATATCCCTCCTTGAACAAACTTTAGCTTTTTTATTactcaagggcaataactcttgtgACTTAACAATTAACTGATGTAGATGAATCAGAGTTATACAACCTTAATATAAGTTTGATTAAGTTATGACTTCTGTCAATAAGAAACATAGTATTGGCTCTggaaaaacaatttaaggctgttcattaatttaagggcaataactcctgTTTTACACACTAATAATGGCTCTGACCGGACATACTTACATATATGGTTTATgagtttttccttttttcaaaaatagctCATATGCAGTCACTTTTAGGAGCTTTCcataaagaaaatgataaaaaagccCCTATGGACAGACAGGCAGTCAAGACAGATGAACGGATAGACAGGATGATGACTGTAGGGAACAGGCAATCTTTTGCAGACccaattcaaatataaaattaaatgatagaTATTggcaatgtaaataaaattctGCTCAAATATGCTTGACATGTTCGAAGGGAGTGAAGTACCTCAGTGACCCAGTGTTTGACATCCTCTGCCGTCCAGAGCGGAACCTGCTGGGTGAGTTTGTGTGGCGCTTCCTCTCCTATCAGCTGTAAAGCCTCCCTAGCCAGCCTTGAGGCCACCGCATTTGGACTGCTGGCAACCTTCCGCAGTGGCTCTATCACACCAATATCATAGAATACCTTGGGAGGAAAGgttacatacatacaaatgtataaaagcTTAAACTTGCAGATGCATCTACCTCTACTGAACAATCTacaaggaaaaaaatattgtttgtaatgaataaaagtatatCGAGTAAAACTAATATCTAATACTAAAAAGTGACTTAGTGACTTATTCCGGTTGTATTTCATTCCTGTTGAATTCAGTCCCAAAATATTGTATGATTAGAACATAAAATAAGGATACTAAATAGCATTTCTGTATAACACAAGTGTTTTCTGATTCCATATCACAGAGTAGCATAGTGCGCATGCACAAATCTATTTCCACATTGCTCAGCAAAGAACAAGAGCCgttgtaagacagcgcgctcgactacgccgctttgacttagaatacaataacaatgtaataataccaagtttggtctctttatgtcaaacctaactaaaattatttgatacataaggtgactttgatgctgccctcccaccagcccgcccaaacaatgacacaagtcattcaaatgacttgatttcccattatggaaatgtggttaagaatatacaaacatgcctttcaaaggaaatttaaaaaaaaagaaaaaaaaagggccatactttgtatttaggcttaaaacagagttatgtttcttgttgttagatggtcgtaaataaatttgtattttatcaagtgcatttaatgaacggtatagaagttttttttattaaaatcccaacttgcccttaacttttacttacctacaactttaacctaagtcaatcaggggtcataacttgtattaaggatatggagttatgtaacctcattgggtgatggtcctgaacaattgtgtgaagtattaagtcaattgaatgaagggtatagaagttattaaacaatatcccaacctgtcctaaaactttaacctaagttccatagtcaatcaggggccataatttgtataaaagataatatggagttatctaacctcattatgcgatggctctgaacatctgtgtgaagtattaagtcaattgaatgaatggtattggttttaagtgaaaatcccaacttgccctaaaactttaacctgccctaaaactttaacctaagtcaatcaggggccataacttgtatttaggataatagggagttatgtaacctcattgtgtgatggtcctgaacaactgtgtgaagtattacggtaagtcaattgaacaaaggatatagaagttattaataaatattccaacttgccctaaaactttaacctaagttccattactgcgtgaagtattaagtcaattgaaaaaactttaaccggacaccgacgctggggcgagtagtatagcccacctattctttgaatagtcgagctaaaaatgatgcTTGTTTgaccattatattttttaaaaaactacTGTATATTCAAAGAATACTTTATAAACATAGAATAAAAGAATTACTATGTTAGTCTGCTGGTCTATGGTATGGTATCACTTCTCAATAATTGCATCAAGATACATCACAAAAAagctattttatataaaacatactttataggtatgcaataaaagaaataccatattaaataattaaaacattagtCAGTTGATCTGTGGGATTGTATCACTTCTTGTTGGTTGCATAACTACGGCTTCATGTGATACAAAACTTGACGCAAATATCTCAAAGTGATACAATATCCCAGATCAACCACCTAACATTAATATTCCACATATACCCAAACAAATGCTTGAAAATATTGATGGCACTCACATTATTTTTGCCCTGTTCTGCCTTGATTGCAGCCTCCATTGCAAAATGGAAAGCAGCAAGTGCCTGTGCTTCCGGTCGGCGACTGCACAGCAAGGGCTTGAGCCTCTTGAGCCAGACCGGATCACGCCCCTGTCGGTGGGCGTAGTCACTGCGGGCAAACTGGTCTGGCTTCTCAGTGGACACAAAGGGGATAACTAGGTCCAGAGTCCCTGATTTGATAACTTGAGCTTCCAGTTCCTTGTTTGCCACAAGAACAGCAATGGATAGGCAGGCATAGTATTTGACATGTTTGTCATCAATAAAAGCCAGCGGGAAGAGCCACTCTGGCACCTTTTGCTGGATCATCACCTCTTGATTCTCAGGACCTCCAAACAATGACAGGTTAGATAATGCTTTTGCACATTTTCGCAGTATTTTGACGTCATTACTTCTACACCAGTAAAGGACTGCATCCAGGCCTCCAGCCTGAATCACCCTGGTAGAAACCTCCTCGCTTACTTTGAACAAGTTCTCTAGTATTCCTGTTGAACTTAATGCAAGTTCATTGTCACCAATGCTTCTCTGGGTCATCCTTACTACACCTTCCAGTCCCTCACCAGAaattttttctctatttttcaGAGACATAACTTGTTCAAGAAGTGCTGCAGAGGTCACAACAACCTTTTTAATGTCACAATCGCAATTCTTTATTAACAGGCTTAACACACTTTCATTTCTTACAATGTCACAGAGGCCATATGCTAGGTCCCTTCCATAAACTTTGTAATTCCATGCATCAACCATTGCCTGTTGAATATTCTCCAAAGGCTTAATCTCATCAATCCCAGTAGCCCTCTTCAAATCAGAAATGTCTTTTTCGAGACTTGAACAAATCTGCTGATACTTTAGTTTCAGATTATGCTTGTTTTGCCAGAAAGCATGGTTGTCTGAGCCTGGGCTCTGGCTTACATTAAGAGGATATCTGGTGTAAAAGCTACAAGGCTGCTCATTAAGTCCGGCCTCAATATGCTCAGCAGATAATTCAGGCTCGACAGAGTCATCACTCTCTTCAATGTCATCCAGTGTATCGGAGGAGTAATTTCTGGAACTCATTGAGCTGTAAGAAACTTTTGTTTGCTTTGTCACTAGAATCTCGTTCTGTGGAATCGTTTCAAGTGACTGATTCATCCTCAGTTTGAATCTTATGTCTTTCATTGAAGATGCACTAGCAGCTGTACTCACTGTTGATGACTCCATTTCAGAATCAATCTTTGACAAATCAAAAAATACTCTTGAGCTTTCAGAAACTCTGTTGCCTGAAAGAGGAGGCTCTTCATCAAAGTTGTCCATGGAAACAGCACACCCCAGGATGCTTTGAATGCCTCTTGAAGTGAGAGCTGCATCTGATTGAGATCTTCGTGGGAAAATGGAGTCAAACTGTCCGCTTTTATACGAGTCAGAGTCATCGTCGATGTTCTCATCGAGTCCATTGGCAAGAGATTCACTGTCCTCATCCTCAAACATATCATCAACATTCGCTTCTGCCATGTCTTTTTATGGTTAAGGTGACATCTGAAATGTGAATTCTAGGTTAGaaattattgttaatgtttCCACATTTCcaacattcaaacatttttcttctaCCTCAGTAACTGTCCAACTGAGGTGGActcaaataatttatcaaaacatctaactaatgtatatttatatccAACTTCACAATGGCattattacaatttttattaCCAGACATAatccaatgattttttttcttgaaaataaaacatatcaagcaacaaacattttatttttttttataaaagataagaGATAATAAGGATATTGATCAGACACCTTAAGCTTGAAAGTTACttattcaatttctttaaaaagtgttaagAAAAATTGGTTTGGGTATTTTggtgtatatattataacactGCATTCCACAACAAGCGCTTATCAGTAAGTGAGAAAGATGTTTTCCTGATTAAAAATATCTCAtgacataaaaatgtatggAACTGTTCAAAATCATACGGGACTTTTGTCAGAATTTGGCAAGACATATGTAGCatatttaaacgaaaataaacaaaaagctTCAAAGACTATAAGCACTGATGATTTGGGGcaatactatttcccggtcccgatCTCATCCGTTTCCAGTCTtctccggtctctgttttccaaattttatagtacttagctatcgggcgtgatcaaaaaggtgttaatgaccgcggggggttaataggattacaaaagattacagttgattaaaacattagatatttgatgataattatgtcaccatttatttcatattttatatcaataaaacatataataaattaaggcaaagataaaaacatgaaatatgcaaatgtactaaaattaatgtcatgaataacaaacacattgtgtgtgttttttttcatattaaattcagttataagtacaattgataatagtaatacaaaaagaaacaatgcttgactacatgtaaatcaaatttgtaagtTAACCCAGTACTTCAGGAATtctattatttttcttttgtttaactattgattttgttgcagCAGATACACTTCCACGACCAGTTGCCTTATGTATTTCTGCCAACTGATCgtcttattttaatttttaataatgtcataccATGAAAGGTGTAAATGCGTTACACAACGGGTGTCAGAGATTAACGAATGTCCCTCGTTAAGGGCATGATAAACGGATTAGCCAGTTTTTTTATTACACACGCACGGCTACTGTTCGGTTCATACcctaaaaatattgttcaaaaataaataaaataatcagcatcagatttcttaaacagctagagttttattgcaaacttcaagttgacaaataaaatatattcggctaaagttgtgtaataatgatgaaggtattcaaatgtattcattcgggtaaacaaaaaaggaagaacaataaacaactttgacataacataatttaaaaggtgcaattctaagttacttcttactctagccgtcctcaatcttttatgcaaaaaacatgagcatttggACTgccatcgcatctttctctacacctttaacacgaattgcataaatagtgtagacctataacaaattgcataaattaagactatgtttatatattttataccattttgttacatataaaaacaaataagattgtcaaaatcgtgttataaacataagcaacacaatccgttgcctggggccataagttatgaaccgggaattatgagaccggatgagaccggattttacgaggagagaccgggaaatagtatcccCGATGATTTGTCTGTAGTTCATTTTACTGtcaataatatcaatttattttaaacatacacagTCTAGATAGATGCACAAAAGAAAcatgttaattttaatgcattacttaacttattatgtttaactcatataattttaatgatcaaaacaaaaaaagcatacAATTTGTGTTGTAGCTAATGATTTGTGTACTCCTCCccgccaaaaaaataaaaatattagcgatataCAGAGGGAATATCTGTTGGatatttttgcatttactggGCAAATATTGCAAATCTCATGGCTTTCTCAGTCAATTCACTTAACctagttcaaataattgtacatttaatttttctatgatttttgatatggcaataAAAATCCTGAAATAACATCCATTTGTTACACTAACTGCTTGGTTATCCTCCAACAATATATTGATTGGCAACAAACTACTGTATAAATGGTTAAATTTCAACAAATGTCAGAAATAATCATATATGGAAACAGTTTCAACCACAGTAATTTTCATCAGACCATCTTAAATGCCACAGAAAAGAATTCACTTATTCAGAAGATTAGTATTGTA
Proteins encoded in this region:
- the LOC128230121 gene encoding NAD(+) hydrolase sarm1-like isoform X4 produces the protein MAEANVDDMFEDEDSESLANGLDENIDDDSDSYKSGQFDSIFPRRSQSDAALTSRGIQSILGCAVSMDNFDEEPPLSGNRVSESSRVFFDLSKIDSEMESSTVSTAASASSMKDIRFKLRMNQSLETIPQNEILVTKQTKVSYSSMSSRNYSSDTLDDIEESDDSVEPELSAEHIEAGLNEQPCSFYTRYPLNVSQSPGSDNHAFWQNKHNLKLKYQQICSSLEKDISDLKRATGIDEIKPLENIQQAMVDAWNYKVYGRDLAYGLCDIVRNESVLSLLIKNCDCDIKKVVVTSAALLEQVMSLKNREKISGEGLEGVVRMTQRSIGDNELALSSTGILENLFKVSEEVSTRVIQAGGLDAVLYWCRSNDVKILRKCAKALSNLSLFGGPENQEVMIQQKVPEWLFPLAFIDDKHVKYYACLSIAVLVANKELEAQVIKSGTLDLVIPFVSTEKPDQFARSDYAHRQGRDPVWLKRLKPLLCSRRPEAQALAAFHFAMEAAIKAEQGKNNVFYDIGVIEPLRKVASSPNAVASRLAREALQLIGEEAPHKLTQQVPLWTAEDVKHWVTEVGFCEYSEQFEKCKVDGDLLLQMTEEDLIDSIHIKPGMVRRRFMRELVTLKVTADYSSYDPTNIDPWLMSVLPELSQYTYAMLRHGMDRALLASTTEEELRDVCSISNGIHRRIIMQHLGDEAISEGGLLMHLRNPIGSMARASIDCGSSLSICPRPVDVFISYRRSTGSQLASLLKVHLQLRGFSVFLDIDRLRAGKFDENLLMNIKLAKHFLLVLTTNALDRCVNDLERVDWVHKEIVTALESQCNIIPILDNCEWPEPEQLPEDMRQVCYFNGIRWIHDYQDACIDKLHKFIKGQAAIEAARPLSLAQTWDTVHEKVEKTLVPVVSLADLSQEFKKVEPELNLADNRDKVIHGKE
- the LOC128230121 gene encoding NAD(+) hydrolase sarm1-like isoform X3, translated to MAEANVDDMFEDEDSESLANGLDENIDDDSDSYKSGQFDSIFPRRSQSDAALTSRGIQSILGCAVSMDNFDEEPPLSGNRVSESSRVFFDLSKIDSEMESSTVSTAASASSMKDIRFKLRMNQSLETIPQNEILVTKQTKVSYSSMSSRNYSSDTLDDIEESDDSVEPELSAEHIEAGLNEQPCSFYTRYPLNVSQSPGSDNHAFWQNKHNLKLKYQQICSSLEKDISDLKRATGIDEIKPLENIQQAMVDAWNYKVYGRDLAYGLCDIVRNESVLSLLIKNCDCDIKKVVVTSAALLEQVMSLKNREKISGEGLEGVVRMTQRSIGDNELALSSTGILENLFKVSEEVSTRVIQAGGLDAVLYWCRSNDVKILRKCAKALSNLSLFGGPENQEVMIQQKVPEWLFPLAFIDDKHVKYYACLSIAVLVANKELEAQVIKSGTLDLVIPFVSTEKPDQFARSDYAHRQGRDPVWLKRLKPLLCSRRPEAQALAAFHFAMEAAIKAEQGKNNVFYDIGVIEPLRKVASSPNAVASRLAREALQLIGEEAPHKLTQQVPLWTAEDVKHWVTEVGFCEYSEQFEKCKVDGDLLLQMTEEDLIDSIHIKPGMVRRRFMRELVTLKVTADYSSYDPTNIDPWLMSVLPELSQYTYAMLRHGMDRALLASTTEEELRDVCSISNGIHRRIIMQHLGGLNLSVDDGHLSPESSYLRNPIGSMARASIDCGSSLSICPRPVDVFISYRRSTGSQLASLLKVHLQLRGFSVFLDIDRLRAGKFDENLLMNIKLAKHFLLVLTTNALDRCVNDLERVDWVHKEIVTALESQCNIIPILDNCEWPEPEQLPEDMRQVCYFNGIRWIHDYQDACIDKLHKFIKGQAAIEAARPLSLAQTWDTVHEKVEKTLVPVVSLADLSQEFKKVEPELNLADNRDKVIHGKE
- the LOC128230121 gene encoding NAD(+) hydrolase sarm1-like isoform X1 gives rise to the protein MAEANVDDMFEDEDSESLANGLDENIDDDSDSYKSGQFDSIFPRRSQSDAALTSRGIQSILGCAVSMDNFDEEPPLSGNRVSESSRVFFDLSKIDSEMESSTVSTAASASSMKDIRFKLRMNQSLETIPQNEILVTKQTKVSYSSMSSRNYSSDTLDDIEESDDSVEPELSAEHIEAGLNEQPCSFYTRYPLNVSQSPGSDNHAFWQNKHNLKLKYQQICSSLEKDISDLKRATGIDEIKPLENIQQAMVDAWNYKVYGRDLAYGLCDIVRNESVLSLLIKNCDCDIKKVVVTSAALLEQVMSLKNREKISGEGLEGVVRMTQRSIGDNELALSSTGILENLFKVSEEVSTRVIQAGGLDAVLYWCRSNDVKILRKCAKALSNLSLFGGPENQEVMIQQKVPEWLFPLAFIDDKHVKYYACLSIAVLVANKELEAQVIKSGTLDLVIPFVSTEKPDQFARSDYAHRQGRDPVWLKRLKPLLCSRRPEAQALAAFHFAMEAAIKAEQGKNNVFYDIGVIEPLRKVASSPNAVASRLAREALQLIGEEAPHKLTQQVPLWTAEDVKHWVTEVGFCEYSEQFEKCKVDGDLLLQMTEEDLIDSIHIKPGMVRRRFMRELVTLKVTADYSSYDPTNIDPWLMSVLPELSQYTYAMLRHGMDRALLASTTEEELRDVCSISNGIHRRIIMQHLGGLNLSVDDGHLSPESSYEAISEGGLLMHLRNPIGSMARASIDCGSSLSICPRPVDVFISYRRSTGSQLASLLKVHLQLRGFSVFLDIDRLRAGKFDENLLMNIKLAKHFLLVLTTNALDRCVNDLERVDWVHKEIVTALESQCNIIPILDNCEWPEPEQLPEDMRQVCYFNGIRWIHDYQDACIDKLHKFIKGQAAIEAARPLSLAQTWDTVHEKVEKTLVPVVSLADLSQEFKKVEPELNLADNRDKVIHGKE
- the LOC128230121 gene encoding NAD(+) hydrolase sarm1-like isoform X7, with protein sequence MAEANVDDMFEDEDSESLANGLDENIDDDSDSYKSGQFDSIFPRRSQSDAALTSRGIQSILGCAVSMDNFDEEPPLSGNRVSESSRVFFDLSKIDSEMESSTVSTAASASSMKDIRFKLRMNQSLETIPQNEILVTKQTKVSYSSMSSRNYSSDTLDDIEESDDSVEPELSAEHIEAGLNEQPCSFYTRYPLNVSQSPGSDNHAFWQNKHNLKLKYQQICSSLEKDISDLKRATGIDEIKPLENIQQAMVDAWNYKVYGRDLAYGLCDIVRNESVLSLLIKNCDCDIKKVVVTSAALLEQVMSLKNREKISGEGLEGVVRMTQRSIGDNELALSSTGILENLFKVSEEVSTRVIQAGGLDAVLYWCRSNDVKILRKCAKALSNLSLFGGPENQEVMIQQKVPEWLFPLAFIDDKHVKYYACLSIAVLVANKELEAQVIKSGTLDLVIPFVSTEKPDQFARSDYAHRQGRDPVWLKRLKPLLCSRRPEAQALAAFHFAMEAAIKAEQGKNNVFYDIGVIEPLRKVASSPNAVASRLAREALQLIGEEAPHKLTQQVPLWTAEDVKHWVTEVGFCEYSEQFEKCKVDGDLLLQMTEEDLIDSIHIKPGMVRRRFMRELVTLKVTADYSSYDPTNIDPWLMSVLPELSQYTYAMLRHGMDRALLASTTEEELRDVCSISNGIHRRIIMQHLGGLNLSVDDGHLSPESSYEAISEGGLLMHLRNPIGSMARASIDCGSSLSICPRPVDVFISYRRSTGSQLASLLKVHLQLRGFSVFLDIDRLRAGKFDENLLMNIKLAKHFLLVLTTNALDRCVNDLERVDWVHKEIVTALESQCNIIPILDNCEWPEPEQLPEDMRQVCYFNGIRWVHEYQDACINKLESFLRGQLKNLPDKMCQSKVDP
- the LOC128230121 gene encoding NAD(+) hydrolase sarm1-like isoform X6 — encoded protein: MAEANVDDMFEDEDSESLANGLDENIDDDSDSYKSGQFDSIFPRRSQSDAALTSRGIQSILGCAVSMDNFDEEPPLSGNRVSESSRVFFDLSKIDSEMESSTVSTAASASSMKDIRFKLRMNQSLETIPQNEILVTKQTKVSYSSMSSRNYSSDTLDDIEESDDSVEPELSAEHIEAGLNEQPCSFYTRYPLNVSQSPGSDNHAFWQNKHNLKLKYQQICSSLEKDISDLKRATGIDEIKPLENIQQAMVDAWNYKVYGRDLAYGLCDIVRNESVLSLLIKNCDCDIKKVVVTSAALLEQVMSLKNREKISGEGLEGVVRMTQRSIGDNELALSSTGILENLFKVSEEVSTRVIQAGGLDAVLYWCRSNDVKILRKCAKALSNLSLFGGPENQEVMIQQKVPEWLFPLAFIDDKHVKYYACLSIAVLVANKELEAQVIKSGTLDLVIPFVSTEKPDQFARSDYAHRQGRDPVWLKRLKPLLCSRRPEAQALAAFHFAMEAAIKAEQGKNNVFYDIGVIEPLRKVASSPNAVASRLAREALQLIGEEAPHKLTQQVPLWTAEDVKHWVTEVGFCEYSEQFEKCKVDGDLLLQMTEEDLIDSIHIKPGMVRRRFMRELVTLKVTADYSSYDPTNIDPWLMSVLPELSQYTYAMLRHGMDRALLASTTEEELRDVCSISNGIHRRIIMQHLDLRNPIGSMARASIDCGSSLSICPRPVDVFISYRRSTGSQLASLLKVHLQLRGFSVFLDIDRLRAGKFDENLLMNIKLAKHFLLVLTTNALDRCVNDLERVDWVHKEIVTALESQCNIIPILDNCEWPEPEQLPEDMRQVCYFNGIRWIHDYQDACIDKLHKFIKGQAAIEAARPLSLAQTWDTVHEKVEKTLVPVVSLADLSQEFKKVEPELNLADNRDKVIHGKE
- the LOC128230121 gene encoding NAD(+) hydrolase sarm1-like isoform X5; its protein translation is MAEANVDDMFEDEDSESLANGLDENIDDDSDSYKSGQFDSIFPRRSQSDAALTSRGIQSILGCAVSMDNFDEEPPLSGNRVSESSRVFFDLSKIDSEMESSTVSTAASASSMKDIRFKLRMNQSLETIPQNEILVTKQTKVSYSSMSSRNYSSDTLDDIEESDDSVEPELSAEHIEAGLNEQPCSFYTRYPLNVSQSPGSDNHAFWQNKHNLKLKYQQICSSLEKDISDLKRATGIDEIKPLENIQQAMVDAWNYKVYGRDLAYGLCDIVRNESVLSLLIKNCDCDIKKVVVTSAALLEQVMSLKNREKISGEGLEGVVRMTQRSIGDNELALSSTGILENLFKVSEEVSTRVIQAGGLDAVLYWCRSNDVKILRKCAKALSNLSLFGGPENQEVMIQQKVPEWLFPLAFIDDKHVKYYACLSIAVLVANKELEAQVIKSGTLDLVIPFVSTEKPDQFARSDYAHRQGRDPVWLKRLKPLLCSRRPEAQALAAFHFAMEAAIKAEQGKNNVFYDIGVIEPLRKVASSPNAVASRLAREALQLIGEEAPHKLTQQVPLWTAEDVKHWVTEVGFCEYSEQFEKCKVDGDLLLQMTEEDLIDSIHIKPGMVRRRFMRELVTLKVTADYSSYDPTNIDPWLMSVLPELSQYTYAMLRHGMDRALLASTTEEELRDVCSISNGIHRRIIMQHLGDLRNPIGSMARASIDCGSSLSICPRPVDVFISYRRSTGSQLASLLKVHLQLRGFSVFLDIDRLRAGKFDENLLMNIKLAKHFLLVLTTNALDRCVNDLERVDWVHKEIVTALESQCNIIPILDNCEWPEPEQLPEDMRQVCYFNGIRWIHDYQDACIDKLHKFIKGQAAIEAARPLSLAQTWDTVHEKVEKTLVPVVSLADLSQEFKKVEPELNLADNRDKVIHGKE
- the LOC128230121 gene encoding NAD(+) hydrolase sarm1-like isoform X2 — translated: MAEANVDDMFEDEDSESLANGLDENIDDDSDSYKSGQFDSIFPRRSQSDAALTSRGIQSILGCAVSMDNFDEEPPLSGNRVSESSRVFFDLSKIDSEMESSTVSTAASASSMKDIRFKLRMNQSLETIPQNEILVTKQTKVSYSSMSSRNYSSDTLDDIEESDDSVEPELSAEHIEAGLNEQPCSFYTRYPLNVSQSPGSDNHAFWQNKHNLKLKYQQICSSLEKDISDLKRATGIDEIKPLENIQQAMVDAWNYKVYGRDLAYGLCDIVRNESVLSLLIKNCDCDIKKVVVTSAALLEQVMSLKNREKISGEGLEGVVRMTQRSIGDNELALSSTGILENLFKVSEEVSTRVIQAGGLDAVLYWCRSNDVKILRKCAKALSNLSLFGGPENQEVMIQQKVPEWLFPLAFIDDKHVKYYACLSIAVLVANKELEAQVIKSGTLDLVIPFVSTEKPDQFARSDYAHRQGRDPVWLKRLKPLLCSRRPEAQALAAFHFAMEAAIKAEQGKNNVFYDIGVIEPLRKVASSPNAVASRLAREALQLIGEEAPHKLTQQVPLWTAEDVKHWVTEVGFCEYSEQFEKCKVDGDLLLQMTEEDLIDSIHIKPGMVRRRFMRELVTLKVTADYSSYDPTNIDPWLMSVLPELSQYTYAMLRHGMDRALLASTTEEELRDVCSISNGIHRRIIMQHLGGLNLSVDDGHLSPESSYEAISEGGLLMHLRNPIGSMARASIDCGSSLSICPRPVDVFISYRRSTGSQLASLLKVHLQLRGFSVFLDIDRLRAGKFDENLLMNIKLAKHFLLVLTTNALDRCVNDLERVDWVHKEIVTALESQCNIIPILDNCEWPEPEQLPEDMRQVCYFNGIRWVHEYQDACINKLESFLRGQLKNLPDKMCQSKVLKKGTVRGTRGTLTPQLSFDLPKPSDWSLDDNPVIGTLVRYFDFE